One Hippoglossus stenolepis isolate QCI-W04-F060 chromosome 22, HSTE1.2, whole genome shotgun sequence DNA segment encodes these proteins:
- the LOC118101359 gene encoding cryptochrome-1: MVINTIHWFRKGLRLHDNPALKESLQGADSVRCIYILDPWFAGSSNVGINRWRFLLQSLEDLDSSLRKLNSRLFVIRGQPTDVFPRLFKEWKISRLSYEYDSEPFGKERDAAIKKLASEAGVEVTVRTSHTLYVLDKIIELNGGQSPLTYKRFQTLISRMEAVEVPAESITADIMGKCATPLSDDHDDKFGVPSLEELGFDTEGLSSAVWPGGETEALTRLERHLERKAWVANFERPRMNANSLLASPTGLSPYLRFGCLSCRLFYFKLTDLYKKVKKNSSPPLSLYGQLLWREFFYTAATNNPCFDKMESNPICVQIPWDRNAEALAKWAEGRTGFPWIDAIMTQLRQEGWIHHLARHAVACFLTRGDLWISWEEGMKVFEELLLDADWSVNAGSWMWLSCSSFFQQFFHCYCPVGFGRRTDPNGDYIRRYLPILRGFPAKYIYDPWNAPETVQKAAKCIIGVHYPKPMVHHAEASRLNIERMKQIYQQLSCYRGLGLLATVPSNSNGNGNSAGEASSDGMGFHAEATHDAAPASGYRMPVHSQGDWQSGVMLYLQGDQQTSTHQQGYAGTSSSVMCYTQGSQQIPAPVIQKGLEHHSITQTSGKRHNEDSGNGKSSKLQRQSTH; encoded by the exons GTTCTTACTGCAGAGTCTTGAGGACTTGGACTCCAGCCTTCGAAAGCTTAACTCCCGTCTGTTTGTGATTCGAGGCCAACCCACGGATGTCTTTCCCAGACTTTTCAAG GAATGGAAGATTTCTCGCCTGTCTTATGAGTACGACTCTGAGCCCTTTGGGAAAGAGCGAGATGCAGCGATCAAGAAGCTGGCCTCTGAGGCCGGAGTGGAGGTGACGGTTCGAACCTCGCACACACTCTATGTCCTGGACAA GATCATAGAGTTGAATGGGGGTCAGTCCCCTCTCACCTACAAGCGGTTCCAGACCCTCATCAGTCGTATGGAGGCAGTGGAGGTGCCTGCGGAGTCCATCACCGCTGACATCATGGGGAAATGCGCTACTCCACTGTCCGACGACCATGATGACAAGTTCGGGGTCCCCTCCCTGGAGGAGCTTG gtttcGACACTGAGGGTCTGTCCTCCGCTGTGTGGCCGGGGGGAGAGACTGAAGCCCTCACACGACTCGAGAGGCATTTGGAGAGGAAG GCGTGGGTTGCCAACTTCGAGCGTCCCAGAATGAACGCCAACTCGCTGCTCGCCAGCCCGACAGGCCTCAGCCCGTACCTGCGCTTCGGCTGCCTCTCCTGCCGTCTCTTCTACTTCAAACTCACCGATCTCTACAAGAAG GTGAAGAAGAAcagctcccctcctctctcgctctacGGTCAGCTGCTGTGGCGAGAGTTCTTCTACACGGCGGCCACCAACAACCCGTGCTTCGACAAGATGGAGAGCAACCCCATCTGTGTCCAGATCCCCTGGGACCGCAACGCGGAGGCGCTGGCCAAGTGGGCGGAGGGCCGCACAGGCTTCCCCTGGATCGACGCCATCATGACGCAGCTGAGGCAGGAGGGCTGGATCCACCACCTGGCGCGGCACGCCGTGGCCTGTTTCCTGACCAGAGGAGACCTGTGGATCAGCTGGGAGGAGGGCATGAAG gtgtttgaggagctgctgctggatgcgGACTGGAGCGTGAATGCAGGCAGCTGGATGTggctcagctgcagctccttcttcCAGCAGTTCTTCCACTGCTACTGTCCTGTGGGCTTCGGCCGACGCACCGACCCCAACGGAGACTACATACG GCGCTACCTGCCCATTCTGCGAGGGTTTCCAGCCAAGTATATTTATGATCCCTGGAACGCTCCGGAGACTGTACAGAAGGCAGCCAAGTGTATTATTGGAGTCCACTACCCGAAGCCCATGGTGCACCACGCAGAAGCCAGCCGCCTCAACATCGAGCGCATGAAACAGATCTACCAGCAGCTCTCCTGTTACCGGGGCCTCG gccTCTTGGCGACAGTTCCCTCCAACTCCAATGGTAACGGCAACAGTGCCGGCGAAGCCTCCTCAGACGGGATGGGATTTCACGCTGAGGCCACTCATGATGCCGCACCTGCGTCCG GCTACCGGATGCCGGTTCACTCCCAGGGAGACTGGCAAAGCGGCGTCATGCTGTACCTGCAGGGGGATCAGCAAACCAGCACACATCAGCAGG GTTACGCCGGCACCAGCTCCAGTGTGATGTGTTACACTCAAGGCAGCCAGCAGATTCCTGCCCCTGTCATTCAGAAAG GGCTTGAACACCACTCCATCACTCAGACCAGCGGCAAACGTCACAACGAGGACTCTGGAAACGGCAAAAGCTCCAAACTCCAGAGGCAGAGCACTCACTAG
- the LOC118101361 gene encoding transcription termination factor 2, mitochondrial gives MLRVTTASLCTSCQRMRLLLPPSAFSSTASPPNRRVENQQTVASLYELSVDIRKVRKFKGWVLSEGSAYVSETADLLRDMGADPPAVARILETHPEAVLCRPEDVAAQRDLWVSVCPNRRELMSIIEKFPASFFTLTNHSNQRANILYLQSLRLSNRIIGKLMASAPHTFSRPVERNKEVIHTLRETYLDLGGDEDNVRVWLQKLLSQNPSILLRPAEGWRDSLGFLREQGFTTEELLCLVSSLRASIAELQPEAMRHALAYIEEVLACSEDELKETVIRCPAILHFTLPTLVGRFQGLMDVGVSMEQVKETPNVLELTTQIVLYRIQKLASYGYDVCSGSLDVIIGTKKDFEMSYVKLHLRQQRPLFNPVAPLRSAED, from the coding sequence ATGCTCCGTGTCACCACTGCGTCCCTGTGCACCTCCTGTCAGAGGATGAggctgctcctccctccctccgccttCAGCTCCACGGCGTCTCCTCCCAATAGAAGAGTGGAGAACCAGCAAACCGTGGCCTCCCTCTACGAGCTGTCAGTGGACATCCGGAAGGTGCGCAAGTTCAAGGGCTGGGTCCTGTCCGAGGGCTCCGCGTACGTGTCTGAAACGGCCGACCTGTTGAGGGACATGGGGGCAGATCCACCAGCGGTCGCCCGGATCCTGGAAACTCACCCCGAGGCCGTCCTGTGTCGACCAGAGGATGTGGCCGCCCAGAGAGACCTCTGGGTGTCCGTGTGCCCCAACAGGCGTGAGCTGATGAGCATCATCGAGAAGTTCCCAGCATCCTTCTTCACGCTAACTAACCACAGCAACCAGAGGGCCAACATCCTCTACCTCCAGAGCCTTCGCCTCAGCAATCGGATCATCGGCAAGCTGATGGCGAGCGCCCCGCACACCTTCAGTCGACCGGTGGAGCGCAACAAGGAGGTCATCCACACGCTGAGGGAGACCTACCTGGACTTGGGCGGTGATGAGGACAACGTGCGGGTTTGGCTGCAGAAGCTCCTGAGCCAGAACCCGAGCATCCTGCTGCGGCCCGCTGAGGGGTGGAGGGACAGTCTGGGCTTCCTCCGGGAGCAGGGCTTCACCACGGAGGAGCTGCTCTGCCTGGTCTCCAGCCTCAGGGCCTCCATCGCCGAGCTGCAGCCCGAAGCCATGCGGCACGCGCTGGCCTACATCGAGGAGGTTCTCGCCTGCTCCGAGGACGAACTCAAGGAGACAGTGATCCGCTGCCCGGCCATTCTGCACTTCACCCTGCCCACTCTGGTGGGGCGGTTCCAGGGGTTGATGGACGTCGGAGTGAGCATGGAGCAGGTGAAGGAAACGCCCAACGTCCTGGAGCTCACCACGCAAATCGTGCTTTACCGTATCCAGAAGTTGGCGTCCTACGGGTACGACGTGTGCTCCGGCAGTTTGGATGTTATTATCGGAACCAAGAAGGACTTTGAGATGAGTTACGTGAAACTGCACCTCAGACAGCAGAGGCCGCTCTTTAACCCTGTGGCTCCGCTCAGGTCTGCTGAGGACTGA